A part of Rhodamnia argentea isolate NSW1041297 chromosome 8, ASM2092103v1, whole genome shotgun sequence genomic DNA contains:
- the LOC115738195 gene encoding NEDD8-specific protease 1, producing the protein MGKSAGDEKILSYKDVVLRRSDLDILSGPYFLNDRVIEFYFSYLSSCYPSPDILLVPPSIAFWIANCPDVDGLKDFVEPLDLPGKKLVIFPVNDNENVGLAEGGSHWSLLVFEREAGVFVHHDSSGGMNSQYAKRLYEVLVRFVNGSNSASDAKFIQCSSSPQQLNGYDCGLFVIASARVICRWYETAKLGNKNDLWFSSVEQQVTPLAVTELRTEILQLIKDLMAAGAK; encoded by the coding sequence ATGGGGAAATCTGCTGGTGATGAAAAGATTCTCAGCTACAAAGACGTCGTGCTCAGACGGTCGGATCTGGACATACTTAGCGGTCCATACTTTCTCAATGACCGTGTCATTGAGTTCTATTTCAGCTATCTTTCTTCATGTTATCCTTCTCCAGATATTTTACTGGTTCCACCTTCAATTGCATTTTGGATAGCAAACTGTCCTGATGTCGATGGACTAAAAGATTTCGTAGAGCCTCTAGATTTGCCTGGTAAGAAACTTGTAATTTTCCCAGTCAACGACAATGAAAATGTGGGCCTAGCAGAGGGTGGTTCTCATTGGAGCTTGCTGGTGTTTGAGAGAGAAGCCGGTGTGTTTGTGCATCATGACAGCTCAGGAGGGATGAATAGTCAATACGCCAAGCGACTCTATGAAGTCCTGGTTAGATTTGTAAATGGCTCAAATTCAGCATCTGATGCCAAATTCATTCAATGCAGTAGCTCACCGCAGCAGCTAAATGGCTATGATTGTGGCTTATTTGTGATAGCTAGTGCAAGAGTGATATGTCGCTGGTATGAAACTGCTAAATTGGGCAACAAGAACGATCTTTGGTTTTCTTCTGTTGAGCAGCAGGTTACTCCTCTTGCTGTTACTGAATTAAGAACAGAGATTCTTCAGCTGATAAAAGATCTGATGGCCGCTGGTGCTAAATAA